A single region of the Brassica rapa cultivar Chiifu-401-42 chromosome A03, CAAS_Brap_v3.01, whole genome shotgun sequence genome encodes:
- the LOC103855633 gene encoding LOW QUALITY PROTEIN: putative RING-H2 finger protein ATL35 (The sequence of the model RefSeq protein was modified relative to this genomic sequence to represent the inferred CDS: inserted 1 base in 1 codon; substituted 1 base at 1 genomic stop codon) gives MQNSQLVFYYPVSFSPRHRSNCCFSITLKSFRRDVXRPITGKERLFGQTQLDPPXFEIPSKLLAFGSVETCLQHVSLVLKHVESRVLETMVLYAIQLFGESQGRTFELKANAEDVELHLMEESKGWRTCIPKSINEPVDECSICFEDLSDVDEESIELHDCSHVFHKVCLFQWIWSKSSCPLCRHPIYCGKPKS, from the exons ATGCAAAACAGCCAGCTAGTATTTTACTACCCCGTTAGTTTCTCACCGCGCCACCGTTCGAACTGCTGTTTTTCCATCACGCTAAAGAGTTTCCGACGAGATGTTTAGCGTCCCATCACCGGAAAAGAACGACTCTTCGGACAGACACAACTTGATCCTC AGTTCGAAATCCCTTCAAAACTTCTAGCATTCGGCTCCGTGGAGACATGCCTACAACACGTGTCTCTTGTTTTGAAACACGTTGAGTCGAGGGTTCTTGAAACTATGGTTTTGTACGCCATTCAGCTCTTCGGAGAAAGCCAAGGAAGAACATTCGAGCTCAAAGCTAATGCGGAAGATGTCGAGTTGCACTTGATGGAAGAAAGTAAAGGCTGGAGAACTTGTATCCCTAAGTCGATTAATGAACCGGTCGATGAATGTAGTATCTGCTTTGAGGATCTATCCGACGTGGACGAGGAATCTATAGAGTTACATGATTGTTCTCATGTGTTTCATAAAGTTTGTCTTTTCCAGTGGATTTGGAGCAAAAGCTCTTGTCCTTTATGTCGTCATCCTATTTATTGTGGAAAACCAAAATCTTAG
- the LOC103855632 gene encoding anaphase-promoting complex subunit 1: MSPGVRSLTVLGKFKPFGLIAEATDCKPPDVDVSDSYEYFLFDPHLTGQGNDGDGNEANFSRQREHELFIRHNRIIWTSGSRVLKRFTLSSPIIKACWSHLGRGPEAFLCVLQIGCLTVYSTSGEVVSVPLSRTVISIWPLPFGLLLQQAAEVNQSSHIPFSSATPTLASREMLRQRKETGNISPQNFHSSVAHELTSRRDMSSHLILRDPLEEPEPIYLEERGKLNIMKDYDERTIWTSDRLPLMTSYNKGKMQHSVWAAEFIDSNREASASCSSGVAPDTVFPKRVSFRRIWQAKGAKKAASKVFLATDDAVPVICFLILEQKKLLSVGLQTVEINNEILFDVKPDISWSVSAIAAAPVVVTRSQVKNGLLPHLDIIVLSPENDLVLYSGKQCLCKYVLPSGFGKNLVSGDRESAEKDSGPRDLKITGLSDAVLGCINLSVNHSQIFRCALTGSPSSSLANDCIAALAEGLQSDLYNLFLSLLWGDDNSDQKGSCVHFEWEAFCNIFLGICKKPTDVHQKQPKTSSESSWEFLLSSKFHKAYPRFHSGIISNNSSDLEGIVPFGTKTGGGKIPSKSMELMVQSLDCLHAVYESLKMDNLRKQDLHQLAVLLCNIAKFLGEKCYIDHYIRDFPRLSETIRACTTLSSSRKPPNLFRWFENCLRRGSLPTNLDDLPDLIRKDGCSIVSWARKIVSFYSVLFGDKPVGQKLSSGVPCNISPGSYSSNEELAILAMAGERFGLHQLDLLPSGVSLPLRHALDSCRESPPADWPAIAYVLLGREDMALSVFRNLSSSKEFEMQSDTSLISMFIPYMLHLHPVIVPSSLSESVGMENSKIEDTSSVDGSVIDGMEHIFNSYTQLRYGRDLRLNEIRRLLCSARPVIIQTSANPTISDQEQQQDQLWRIAQRTAVLPLGRGAFTLSTIHTLLTEAFTVPKLVLAGRLPAQQNAIVNLDPNVRNIQELKTWPEFHNAVAAGLRLAPLQGKVSRTWIKYNKPGEPNAVHAGLLFGLGLQGYLHVLNLSDIYQYFTQDHESTTVGLMLGLAASYRRTMQPEIAKALFFHVPARYQASYAEFEIPTLLQSAALVSVGILFEGSAHQQTMQLLLGEIGRRSAGDNILEREGYAVSAGFSLGLVALGRGGDALGSLDPFVNRLLQYLGAKEGRSLLAPSNEDHRSAAQITDGSTSNVDITAPGAIIALALMYLKTESEVIFSKLYIPQTHYELECVRPDFIMLRVIARNLIMWSRIRPTCEWIESQVPEVVKNGISHLQDDMDDMYEMDVEALVQAYVNIVAGACISLGLRFAGTRDGNARDLLYNYALYLLNEIKPVSATSGTAFPRGISKFVDKGTLEMCLYLVILSLSVVMAGSGDLQIFRLLRFLRSRNSADGHANYGTQMAVSLATGFLFLGGGMRTFSTSNGSIAMLLITLYPRLPSGPNDNRCHLQAFRHLYVLATEARWLQTIDVDSGLPVYAPLEVTVKETELYSETRFCEVTPCILPERAILKRICVCGPRYWPQQVELVPEEKHWWSFGDKSDPFSSGVIHVKRKVGACSYVDDPVGCQSLLSRAMHKVFGLRTLGESNTLANSHRELDSDSVDHLVSTFSSDPSLIAFAQLCCDKTWNDRSDSDFKEFCLQVLFDCISKDRPALLQVYLSLYTTIASMADLLVKTDSNVCDSLSISSLKVALAYNEAVTSGRLASSGGFVQSIFLASLGKRCEEILNCSTELKINLRNYLTSEAWSDDHNSKLQKDTILLSWYLKWFSVPSPSIIRAAVEKIKSKFNISTSAVPLLRLLLPSTHISAISEIDRVFFPSNVTIAL, from the exons ATGTCTCCAGGGGTTCGAAGTCTTACGGTCCTCGGAAAGTTCAAACCTTTCGGTCTAATCGCTGAAGCTACTGATTGTAAACCTCCGGACGTTGATGTTTCCGATTCCTACGAGTATTTTCTGTTCGATCCTCATCTCACCGGCCAGGGAAACGATGGTGATGGCAATGAAGCTAACTTCTCGCGGCAGAGAGAGCATGAGCTCTTCATCCGACACAACCG CATAATCTGGACAAGCGGTTCACGCGTGCTCAAGCGGTTCACCTTGTCTTCTCCCATCATCAAG GCATGCTGGAGTCACCTGGGTCGAGGACCAGAAGCTTTCCTTTGTGTCTTACAAATTGGTTGTTTAACAGTATACAGCACGTCAG GGGAAGTTGTATCTGTTCCACTTTCACGTACTGTCATATCAATATGGCCTCTACCGTTTGGTCTACTTCTTCAGCAAGCTGCTGAAGTGAATCAATCATCACACATTCCATTTTCTTCTGCTACCCCCACTCTTGCTTCCCGTGAGATGCTGCGCCAAAGAAAAGAAACTGGGAATATTTCACCACAGAATTTTCATTCCTCGGTCGCGCATGAACTTACTAGCAGAAGAGACATGTCTTCCCATCTGATCCTAAGAGATCCATTAGAGGAACCTGAG CCAATCTATCTAGAAGAGAGGGGAAAGTTGAACATAATGAAGGACTACGATGAGAGAACAATTTGGACAAGTGACCGTCTTCCCCTTATGACCTCATATAACAAAG gcaaGATGCAACATTCTGTGTGGGCAGCCGAGTTTATAGATTCTAACCGTGAAGCTTCTGCTTCATGTTCAAGCGGCGTGGCTCCTGATACTGTTTTTCCGAAGCGAGTATCTTTTCGCAGAATATGGCAAGCCAAAGGTGCTAAGAAAGCTGCATCTAAG GTCTTTTTGGCAACTGACGATGCAGTCCCAGTAATTTGCTTTCTGATTCTAGAACAAAAGAAGCTGTTATCGGTGGGACTCCAAACTGTTGAGATCAATAATGAAATTCTGTTTGACGTTAAGCCTGATATAAGCTGGAGTGTCTCTGCAATTGCTGCCGCACCTGTTGTTGTGACACGCTCTCA AGTGAAAAACGGACTGCTTCCACATTTGGATATCATTGTTTTATCTCCAGAAAATGACCTCGTTCTTTAT TCAGGAAAACAATGTCTCTGTAAATATGTACTGCCATCTGGGTTTGGGAAAAATCTCGTTTCTGGAGATAGAGAGTCCGCAGAAAAAGATTCAGGTCCCCGGGACCTGAAGATTACAGGATTATCTGATGCTGTGTTAGGATGTATCAATTTATCAGTAAATCATTCACAG ATCTTTCGGTGTGCCTTAACTGGTAGTCCTTCATCTTCACTTGCAAATGATTGCATAGCAGCCTTAGCTGAGGGATTACAATCGGatttgtataatttatttctctctcttctttggGGAGACGATAATTCTGATCAGAAAGGCTCCTGTGTTCATTTTGAATGGGAAGCGTTTTGCAACATTTTTCTTGGGATCTGTAAGAAACCTACTGATGTACATCAGAAGCAACCCAAAACAtcatcagagtcctcctgggaGTTTCTTCTCAGCAGCAAGTTTCATAAGGCCTACCCTAGGTTTCACAGTGGCATCATTTCAAACAATTCTTCggatctggaaggaattgtccCATTTGGTACTAAGACTGGTGGTGGAAAAATCCCAAGCAAGTCAATGGAATTGATGGTCCAGAGTTTAGATTGTCTTCATGCAGTATATGAGAGTTTGAAGATGGATAATCTGCGGAAACA GGATTTGCATCAGCTAGCTGTTTTATTGTGCAATATTGCCAAGTTCCTGGGTGAGAAGTGTTACATAGATCACTACATACGTGATTTTCCTCGTCTTTCCGAAACTATCCGGGCATGCACAACCCTTTCTTCTAGCAGAAAACCTCCAAATCTGTTCAGATGGTTTGAGAACTGTTTAAGACGGGGATCTTTACCCACAAACCTTGATGACCTCCCAGATTTGATCCGTAAAGATGGTTGCTCCATTGTGAGCTGGGCAAGGAAAATTGTTTCCTTCTACAGTGTGCTATTTGGTGATAAGCCAGTAGGACAAAAACTTTCGTCAGGTGTGCCCTGTAATATTTCCCCAGGATCATATTCCAGTAACGAGGAACTTGCTATCTTAGCTATGGCTGGAGAGAGATTTGGGCTTCATCAACTGGATTTGCTACCTTCTGGTGTATCTCTCCCTCTGAGACAT GCTCTGGATAGCTGTCGAGAATCTCCTCCGGCTGACTGGCCAGCAATTGCTTATGTGCTTCTTGGTCGAGAAGATATGGCCCTCTCCGTCTTCAGAAATTTGAGCTCATCTAAGGAATTTGAGATGCAATCAGATACGAGTTTAATATCCATGTTCATACCTTACATGCTGCACTTGCATCCAGTAATTGTCCCATCCTCTTTATCTGAGTCAGTTGGCATGGAAAACAGTAAGATTGAGGATACAAGTTCCGTGGATGGTTCTGTGATAGATGGAATGGAGCATATCTTCAACTCCTATACGCAGTTACGGTATGGACGAGATCTACGGCTGAATGAG ATCCGACGTCTTTTGTGCTCTGCACGACCTGTGATAATACAAACGTCTGCTAACCCTACTATATCTGATCAAGAGCAGCAACAG GACCAGCTATGGCGCATAGCACAGAGGACTGCTGTGCTTCCCCTTGGGCGTGGAGCATTCACATTATCTACAATACACACTCTTTTAACTGag GCGTTTACTGTGCCAAAGCTTGTTTTGGCTGGTCGGCTGCCTGCCCAACAAAATGCCATC GTTAATCTAGATCCAAACGTAAGGAATATCCAAGAACTTAAGACGTGGCCGGAGTTTCATAATGCTGTTGCTGCTGGGTTACGACTGGCTCCGCTTCAG GGAAAGGTCTCCAGAACGTGGATTAAATACAATAAACCTGGAGAGCCAAATGCTGTTCATGCTGGACTTCTGTTTGGGCTGGGGTTACAGGGATATTTGCATGTGTTAAACCTTAGTGACATATACCAATATTTCACTCAG GACCATGAGAGCACCACTGTAGGTTTGATGCTTGGTCTGGCGGCTTCTTATAGGAGAACAATGCAACCTGAAATCGCAAAG GCTCTCTTTTTCCATGTTCCCGCGCGATACCAAGCTTCATATGCTGAGTTTGAGATACCAACACTTCTGCAG TCTGCAGCTTTAGTCTCTGTTGGCATTCTATTTGAAGGATCAGCACACCAGCAGACAATGCAATTACTTCTG GGTGAAATTGGCCGCCGAAGTGCAGGGGACAATATTCTTGAAAGGGAGGGTTATGCTGTATCTGCAGGATTCTCACTTGGTCTTGTTGCATTGG gCCGTGGAGGTGATGCGCTCGGTTCGCTGGACCCCTTTGTCAATCGCTTACTCCAGTATTTGGGAGCAAAAGAG GGAAGATCTCTCCTTGCACCTTCAAACGAAGATCACCGAAGTGCTGCACAG ATAACAGACGGAAGCACTTCCAATGTTGATATAACTGCACCTGGAGCGATAATTGCTCTCGCATTGATGTATCTTAAG ACAGAATCAGAGGTCATTTTCTCAAAGCTCTATATTCCACAAACCCATTATGAGTTGGAGTGCGTAAGGCCTGATTTCATAATGCTCCGTGTCATTGCTCGGAACTTAATAATGTGGAGcag GATCCGTCCTACATGTGAGTGGATTGAGTCCCAAGTTCCTGAAGTTGTCAAAAATGGCATCAGCCACCTCCAAGATGACATGGATGATATGTATGAGATGGATGTTGAAGCCCTTGTGCAGGCATATGTCAATATAGTGGCCGGGGCCTGCATTTCACTTG GGCTGAGATTTGCTGGTACACGAGATGGAAATGCTCGTGACTTGCTTTACAACTATGCTCTCTATCTTCTGAATGAG ATCAAGCCTGTTTCTGCTACATCTGGAACTGCATTTCCGAGGGGAATATCTAAATTTGTTGACAAGGGAACGCTTGAAATGTGTCTTTATCTTGTCATTCTTTCCCTTTCAGTG GTCATGGCGGGATCAGGGGACTTGCAAATATTTCGGTTGTTGAGGTTTCTCCGTAGCCGAAACTCTGCTGATGGACATGCTAACTATGGCACTCAGATGGCG gTGAGCTTAGCAACAGGTTTCTTGTTTCTTGGGGGTGGTATGCGAACATTTTCAACGAGTAATGGCTCAATTGCTATGTTGCTCATCACTCTCTATCCACGGTTGCCTTCTGGACCAAATGACAATCGTTGTCACCTCCAG GCTTTCAGGCATTTATATGTCCTTGCAACAGAGGCTCGTTGGCTGCAGACTATTGATGTTGATTCCGGCCTGCCTGTATATGCCCCTCTAGAAGTCACAGTAAAAGAGACAGAACTTTATTCAGAAACAAGATTTTGCGAGGTTACCCCGTGCATTCTGCCAGAGCGTGCTATT CTAAAGAGAATTTGTGTATGTGGTCCTCGATACTGGCCCCAACAAGTTGAGCTTGTCCCAGAAG AGAAACATTGGTGGAGCTTTGGTGACAAGAGTGATCCCTTCAGTTCTGGTGTTATACATGTCAAAAGGAAAGTAGGAGCTTGTTCGTATGTCGATGATCCAGTTGGGTGTCAGTCACTGCTTTCACGAGCAATGCATAAG GTTTTTGGTTTAAGAACTTTAGGCGAATCCAACACGCTTGCTAATAGTCATAGAGAACTGGATTCTGATAGCGTTGATCACTTGGTCAGCACTTTCTCATCTGATCCAAGCCTAATAGCCTTTGCACAGTTGTGCTGTGACAAAACTTGGAATGACAG ATCTGATTCTGATTTCAAGGAGTTCTGTCTGCAAGTGTTGTTCGACTGTATAAGCAAGGATAGGCCAGCTCTTTTGCAG GTTTATTTATCTTTGTATACAACTATTGCTTCAATGGCTGATCTGCTAGTCAAAACCGATAGTAATGTGTGTGATTCACTTTCCATCTCAAGCCTCAAG GTTGCTCTTGCCTACAACGAGGCGGTAACAAGCGGAAGATTGGCCTCTTCAGGTGGCTTTGTTCAATCCATCTTCTTAGCATCACTGGGGAAACGGTGTGAAGAGATACTGAATTGCTCAACCGAGCTGAAGATTAACTTGAGGAACTATTTGACCTCAGAGGCATGGTCTGATGATCATAACTCTAAGCTGCAGAAAGATACAATCCTTCTCTCGTGGTATTTAAAATGGTTCAGTGTACCGTCTCCATCGATCATCAGAGCAGCAGTGGAAAAGATCAAATCCAAATTCAATATCTCAACTTCGGCAGTTCCTTTGTTACGATTGTTGTTACCAAGTACGCATATTAGTGCCATTAGTGAGATTGATAGGGTCTTTTTCCCATCAAATGTAACAATTGCATTGTGA
- the LOC103855627 gene encoding peptide-N4-(N-acetyl-beta-glucosaminyl)asparagine amidase A has translation MSKMNQNGVVKFFTALAFLTATTVSLPSSPDRFLKSALTSLRSPALPQEYQELTLPSPSDHLTPSCSHLLLRHSFANTINKPPFTAPYTPPPPDCASPPWSRVVLDLRAASSGDQYDRISGLWLGGVELLRTSTAEPSPTGIFWKVRKDVTRYSSLFTRSDLNVTMMLENIVNDVYTGIYHINVTLDFYEFNPTEIISRHFPADLIVPVSNDGVWFMIENAEESYSNRIALPLNTRKIVLELYVSSHGNDEFWYSNPPDLYIETNKLAITRGNGAYREVVVKIDGRNVGSEVPFPVIFTGGINPLFWEPVVGIGAFNLPSYDIDLTPFLGMLLDGKAHEFALSVNNGISYWLVDANLHLWLDHESLDVEAGSGFYESPKRHMVRRELLEELDGSFKVEAEVRSEFDGWVKSSEGNLTTMVKSVFKVGSLVKFEKDGAYKRVEQRVESKRVVEVTTESGKRVDRVVHQRSYPRTVITSTLRGLSNDKDMYVLVTNVSQALNERYSVGEALTEVYNRQDSDGWMQVEDHNVLAGEARTRQSLRYIDEFGCYSRTVVAANGEIDQDSSSDKCPSSSSS, from the exons ATGTCGAAGATGAACCAAAACGGTGTCGTTAAGTTCTTCACTGCACTAGCTTTCCTCACTGCCACCACCGTTTCACTCCCTTCTTCGCCGGACCGATTCCTCAAATCGGCGTTAACTTCTCTCCGTTCACCGGCCCTACCCCAGGAGTACCAAGAACTCACCCTCCCCTCACCTTCCGATCACCTCACGCCATCATGCTCTCACCTCCTCCTCCGCCACTCCTTCGCCAACACCATCAACAAACCTCCGTTCACCGCTCCCTACACTCCTCCACCCCCCGATTGCGCATCGCCGCCGTGGTCTCGCGTCGTCCTCGACCTACGCGCCGCCTCGAGCGGCGATCAGTACGATCGAATCTCCGGCCTCTGGCTCGGCGGCGTGGAGCTGCTCCGGACAAGCACGGCGGAGCCGAGTCCGACGGGAATCTTCTGGAAGGTTCGTAAGGACGTCACGAGATACTCCTCGCTGTTCACGAGATCCGATCTCAACGTCACGATGATGCTCGAGAACATCGTCAACGATGTTTACACAG GTATCTATCACATCAATGTCACACTCGACTTCTACGAGTTCAATCCCACTGAGATAATCAGTAGACACTTCCCGGCGGATTTGATCGTTCCGGTGAGTAACGACGGAGTCTGGTTCATGATTGAAAACGCAGAAGAGAGTTATTCAAATAGGATTGCACTTCCGTTGAACACTCGTAAGATTGTGCTGGAACTGTATGTGTCTTCTCACGGAAACGATGAGTTTTGGTACTCGAATCCGCCGGATTTGTATATCGAAACGAACAAGCTAGCGATTACGCGTGGGAACGGTGCTTACAGAGAGGTTGTTGTGAAGATAGACGGGAGGAATGTGGGATCAGAAGTGCCGTTTCCGGTGATTTTTACCGGTGGGATTAATCCTCTGTTCTGGGAGCCTGTGGTTGGGATCGGTGCGTTTAACTTACCTTCGTATGATATTGACTTGACACCGTTTCTTGGAATGCTTTTAGATGGGAAGGCTCATGAGTTTGCGTTGAGTGTTAACAATGGGATATCGTATTGGCTTGTGGATGCTAATTTGCATCTCTGGCTTGATCATGAGTCGTTGGATGTTGAAGCTGGGAGTGGGTTTTACGAGAGTCCTAAGCGTCATATGGTGAGAAGAGAGCTGTTGGAAGAGCTTGATGGGTCTTTTAAGGTTGAAGCTGAGGTGCGTAGTGAGTTCGATGGGTGGGTTAAGTCGAGTGAAGGTAATCTGACAACTATGGTTAAGAGTGTGTTTAAAGTTGGGAGCTTGGTGAAGTTTGAGAAGGATGGAGCGTATAAGAGAGTTGAACAGAGAGTGGAGAGTAAAAGGGTTGTGGAGGTGACTACTGAATCGGGTAAACGAGTGGATAGAGTTGTTCATCAACGGTCGTATCCACGCACGGTGATCACTTCTACTCTTAGAGGGTTGAGCAATGATAAGGATATGTATGTGCTCGTGACGAATGTTTCACAGGCTTTGAATGAGAGATATTCAGTTGGAGAGGCGTTGACTGAGGTTTACAATAGACAGGACTCGGATGGTTGGATGCAGGTTGAAGATCACAATGTCTTGGCTGGTGAAGCGAGGACAAGACAGAGCCTCAGGTATATCGATGAGTTTGGGTGTTATTCTCGCACCGTTGTTGCGGCTAATGGTGAGATCGATCAGGACAGTTCTTCTGATAAGTGTCCTTCGTCTTCATCCTCTTAA